In the Candidatus Delongbacteria bacterium genome, CCGCCAAGGGCGACGATCCCGTCCTGCGCCGCGGTCCGCTGACCCTGCACCGCGGACGCCGGGAGGCCGTGCTGGAAGGCGCGGCTCTCAATCTCACCTGGACCGAGTTCCAGATCCTGGCCCTGTTGGCCTCGCGGCCGGGCTGGGTGTTCACGCGCTACCAGATCGTGGACGCCGTGCGGGGCGAGGACTACGCCGTCACCGAGCGCGCCGTGGATGTCCACATGGTGGGGCTGCGTCGCAAGCTGGGCGAACAGGGCGCCCTGCTGGAGACGGTGCGCGGCGTGGGCTACCGCTTCCGCGACGACGCCTGAGGCACGCTCTGTTCAGTTGAGCCGATTCCCCGTGACGGCTGGTTCAGATGCCCCGCCCAGCCATGGCCCGTGTACGCCCGCCCAATCATCATCTTTATGATTATCAACATCTTTACTTGTGCCTGAACTCTCGGCACGGGGCTTGCTTTGTCCCCGTTGCCGCCGGGCGTCCGGTGGCGCCGACTCCCGGTCGCCCCGGGCGCGGCCGGCAACAGGCAATCGAAAGGACTCTCCATGAAGCTCCGCACCCGCTTGGTCCTGCTCTCGCTGTTCACCGTCTCCCCGCTGGCCCTGGCCAGCGTCCAACTGGTGGGCAACGCTACGCCCGGCTATTACAACGCAGGCTTGGGCACGCTGCTCAACGGGTCCAGCCTGGCCTTCCCCGTGTCCAACGACACGGCGCGGGACTTCGTGGTCGCCCCGGACTTGAGTCTGGCCGAACCGGTGTTGGGCGGCTGGCTGCAGACGCCCCCCAGCCTGGCCGCGCCCTACTGGTCGGCGGCGCCCCAGGCCATTCCCGCCACCTGGGTGGTGGGGACGGAGACGGCCATCGTCTATCCCCTGCAGGTGCCGGCGCCGGGCTACGCCGAGATCCGCCTGGCCTTCGGCATCGACAACGGCTTGTTCGTCTGGCTGGACGGCCAGTTCCTGGGCGGCTTCCTGCGTTCCGGGGGCGCCTACCCCGGCGAGCACGTGTTCACGGCCGCGGAGTTGAGCCCGGGCCTGCACCACCTGCAGGTGCTGCGCGAGGACCACGGCGGCTCCACGGGCTACCACGTGAACGTCACGGCCGAGCGCGAACTGGAGACGGTGGAGGCGCAGGAGACGCCCCGGACCACCCAGTTGCAGGGCAATTGGCCCAATCCCTTCAACCCGGTCACCACCATCCCGTTCAGCCTGAGCGAGACCGGCCCGGTGCAGCTGGAAGTCTTCAACCTCGCGGGCGACCG is a window encoding:
- a CDS encoding T9SS type A sorting domain-containing protein, with amino-acid sequence MKLRTRLVLLSLFTVSPLALASVQLVGNATPGYYNAGLGTLLNGSSLAFPVSNDTARDFVVAPDLSLAEPVLGGWLQTPPSLAAPYWSAAPQAIPATWVVGTETAIVYPLQVPAPGYAEIRLAFGIDNGLFVWLDGQFLGGFLRSGGAYPGEHVFTAAELSPGLHHLQVLREDHGGSTGYHVNVTAERELETVEAQETPRTTQLQGNWPNPFNPVTTIPFSLSETGPVQLEVFNLAGDRVASLASGVHAAGAHQVVFDGAGLPSGVYIARLQTAAGLESRRMTLVK